In a single window of the Podarcis raffonei isolate rPodRaf1 chromosome 14, rPodRaf1.pri, whole genome shotgun sequence genome:
- the SNX33 gene encoding sorting nexin-33 isoform X1, translated as MAMKARALYSFRSENKEEISIEENEELVIFSENSLDGWLQGTNSRGETGLFPASYVEILRSRTASTYSDYSSSPARSPGNGSSCYGTPSNTSVSHQGSFEDDDDDDWDEWDDGSTVVEEPRSRPGTNGHPSPHLSYPGPYNMGYRPKPSLERQDSIGSSKRGSVVGRNLNRFSCFVRSGVEAFILGDVPMMSKISETYYIDMGPSGPQWRPSPHPLVCSVEDPTKQTKFKGIKSYISYRLTPSSTNSPVYRRYKHFDWLYNRLLHKFTVVSVPHLPEKQATGRFEEDFIEKRKRRLILWMDHMTSHPTLSQYEGFQHFLTCGDDKQWKLGKRRAEKDEMVGASFLLTLQIPTEHQDLQDVEDRVDTFKAFSKKMDDSVLQLTNVASELVRKHLGGFRKEFQKLGNAFQAVSQSFQMDPPYSFSALNGALSHTGKTYEAVGEMFAEQPKNDLFLMLDTLSLYQGLLSNFPDIIHLQKGLRRDPPQSLKRMSMSPKSRNKVFKSCKKEKISRAPKWEFSLLLRYPPQQQLLGGKLYHRGLLTYVHFSFACGAPERNPRISGESTVFQ; from the exons GAGACAGGCCTCTTTCCCGCGTCCTACGTGGAGATCCTTCGCTCCAGGACAGCCTCAACTTACTCAGACTATTCCAGCAGCCCAGCCAGGTCCCCTGGAAATGGCTCCTCCTGCTATGGGACCCCGTCCAACACCAGTGTCTCCCACCAGGGCAGCTTCGAAGATGACGATGACGATGACTGGGATGAGTGGGATGACGGCAGCACTGTGGTGGAGGAGCCCAGGAGCAGGCCTGGCACCAATGGGCACCCGTCCCCGCACCTGTCTTACCCTGGGCCATACAATATGGGCTACCGGCCCAAGCCTTCCTTGGAGAGGCAGGACAGCATTGGGTCTTCCAAGAGGGGCAGCGTGGTGGGGAGGAACCTCAACCGCTTCTCTTGCTTTGTCCGGTCTGGGGTGGAGGCCTTCATCTTGGGCGACGTCCCCATGATGTCTAAGATCTCAGAGACCTACTATATTGACATGGGCCCCAGTGGGCCCCAGTGGAGGCCCAGTCCGCACCCTCTGGTCTGCTCCGTGGAGGATCCCACCAAACAGACCAAGTTCAAAGGCATCAAGAGCTACATCTCCTACCGGCTGACGCCCAGCAGCACCAACTCGCCAGTCTACCGGCGGTACAAACACTTTGACTGGCTGTACAACCGGCTGCTGCACAAGTTCACCGTCGTCTCTGTGCCCCACCTGCCCGAGAAGCAGGCCACGGGGCGCTTTGAGGAGGACTTCATTGAGAAACGCAAGCGGCGGCTGATCTTGTGGATGGACCACATGACCAGCCACCCAACACTGTCACAGTACGAGGGCTTCCAGCACTTCCTCACCTGTGGCGATGACAAGCAGTGGAAGCTGGGGAAGCGCCGGGCAGagaaggatgagatggtgggcGCCAGCTTCCTGCTGACCCTCCAGATCCCGACGGAGCACCAGGATTTGCAGGACGTGGAGGACAGAGTGGACACGTTCAAGGCCTTCAGCAAGAAGATGGACGACAGTGTGCTGCAGCTGACCAATGTGGCTTCTGAGCTGGTGCGGAAGCACCTGGGCGGCTTCCGCAAAGAGTTCCAGAAGCTGGGCAACGCCTTTCAGGCTGTGAGCCAGTCCTTCCAGATGGACCCTCCCTACAGCTTCAGTGCACTCAACGGTGCCCTCTCGCACACGGGCAAGACCTACGAGGCCGTGGGGGAGATGTTTGCTGAGCAGCCCAAGAACGACCTGTTCCTCATGCTGGACACGCTTTCCTTGTACCAGGGGCTCCTCTCCAACTTCCCAGACATCATCCATCTTCAGAAAG gcTTGCGAAGAGACCCTCCACAGAGCCTGAAGAGGATGTCAATGAGCCCAAAGTCCAGaaataaagtttttaaaagctgtaaaaaagaaaagatttcaaGGGCTCCAAAATGGGAGTTCTCGCTGCTGCTCCGCTACCCCCCACAACAACAGCTGTTGGGTGGGAAGCTGTATCACAGGGGGCTCCTCACTTATGTGCATTTCTCTTTTGCTTGCGGGGCCCCAGAACGCAACCCCCGCATAAGTGGGGAGTCAACTGTATTTCAATAA
- the SNX33 gene encoding sorting nexin-33 isoform X2 produces MAMKARALYSFRSENKEEISIEENEELVIFSENSLDGWLQGTNSRGETGLFPASYVEILRSRTASTYSDYSSSPARSPGNGSSCYGTPSNTSVSHQGSFEDDDDDDWDEWDDGSTVVEEPRSRPGTNGHPSPHLSYPGPYNMGYRPKPSLERQDSIGSSKRGSVVGRNLNRFSCFVRSGVEAFILGDVPMMSKISETYYIDMGPSGPQWRPSPHPLVCSVEDPTKQTKFKGIKSYISYRLTPSSTNSPVYRRYKHFDWLYNRLLHKFTVVSVPHLPEKQATGRFEEDFIEKRKRRLILWMDHMTSHPTLSQYEGFQHFLTCGDDKQWKLGKRRAEKDEMVGASFLLTLQIPTEHQDLQDVEDRVDTFKAFSKKMDDSVLQLTNVASELVRKHLGGFRKEFQKLGNAFQAVSQSFQMDPPYSFSALNGALSHTGKTYEAVGEMFAEQPKNDLFLMLDTLSLYQGLLSNFPDIIHLQKGAFAKVKESQRMSDEGKMDQEEADGIRKRCRVVGFALQAEMNHFHERRILDFKRMMQSYLKQQIIFYQRVSQQLEKTLRMYDSL; encoded by the exons GAGACAGGCCTCTTTCCCGCGTCCTACGTGGAGATCCTTCGCTCCAGGACAGCCTCAACTTACTCAGACTATTCCAGCAGCCCAGCCAGGTCCCCTGGAAATGGCTCCTCCTGCTATGGGACCCCGTCCAACACCAGTGTCTCCCACCAGGGCAGCTTCGAAGATGACGATGACGATGACTGGGATGAGTGGGATGACGGCAGCACTGTGGTGGAGGAGCCCAGGAGCAGGCCTGGCACCAATGGGCACCCGTCCCCGCACCTGTCTTACCCTGGGCCATACAATATGGGCTACCGGCCCAAGCCTTCCTTGGAGAGGCAGGACAGCATTGGGTCTTCCAAGAGGGGCAGCGTGGTGGGGAGGAACCTCAACCGCTTCTCTTGCTTTGTCCGGTCTGGGGTGGAGGCCTTCATCTTGGGCGACGTCCCCATGATGTCTAAGATCTCAGAGACCTACTATATTGACATGGGCCCCAGTGGGCCCCAGTGGAGGCCCAGTCCGCACCCTCTGGTCTGCTCCGTGGAGGATCCCACCAAACAGACCAAGTTCAAAGGCATCAAGAGCTACATCTCCTACCGGCTGACGCCCAGCAGCACCAACTCGCCAGTCTACCGGCGGTACAAACACTTTGACTGGCTGTACAACCGGCTGCTGCACAAGTTCACCGTCGTCTCTGTGCCCCACCTGCCCGAGAAGCAGGCCACGGGGCGCTTTGAGGAGGACTTCATTGAGAAACGCAAGCGGCGGCTGATCTTGTGGATGGACCACATGACCAGCCACCCAACACTGTCACAGTACGAGGGCTTCCAGCACTTCCTCACCTGTGGCGATGACAAGCAGTGGAAGCTGGGGAAGCGCCGGGCAGagaaggatgagatggtgggcGCCAGCTTCCTGCTGACCCTCCAGATCCCGACGGAGCACCAGGATTTGCAGGACGTGGAGGACAGAGTGGACACGTTCAAGGCCTTCAGCAAGAAGATGGACGACAGTGTGCTGCAGCTGACCAATGTGGCTTCTGAGCTGGTGCGGAAGCACCTGGGCGGCTTCCGCAAAGAGTTCCAGAAGCTGGGCAACGCCTTTCAGGCTGTGAGCCAGTCCTTCCAGATGGACCCTCCCTACAGCTTCAGTGCACTCAACGGTGCCCTCTCGCACACGGGCAAGACCTACGAGGCCGTGGGGGAGATGTTTGCTGAGCAGCCCAAGAACGACCTGTTCCTCATGCTGGACACGCTTTCCTTGTACCAGGGGCTCCTCTCCAACTTCCCAGACATCATCCATCTTCAGAAAG GTGCCTTTGCCAAGGTgaaggagagccagaggatgAGCGACGAGGGGAAGATGGACCAGGAGGAGGCAGACGGGATCCGCAAGCGCTGCCGCGTGGTGGGCTTTGCCTTGCAGGCGGAGATGAACCATTTCCACGAGAGGCGCATCTTGGACTTCAAGAGGATgatgcagtcatacctcaagcAACAGATCATCTTCTACCAGAGAGTCAGTCAGCAGCTGGAGAAGACCTTGCGGATGTATGACAGCCTCTAG
- the SNX33 gene encoding sorting nexin-33 isoform X4, with protein sequence MAMKARALYSFRSENKEEISIEENEELVIFSENSLDGWLQGTNSRGETGLFPASYVEILRSRTASTYSDYSSSPARSPGNGSSCYGTPSNTSVSHQGSFEDDDDDDWDEWDDGSTVVEEPRSRPGTNGHPSPHLSYPGPYNMGYRPKPSLERQDSIGSSKRGSVVGRNLNRFSCFVRSGVEAFILGDVPMMSKISETYYIDMGPSGPQWRPSPHPLVCSVEDPTKQTKFKGIKSYISYRLTPSSTNSPVYRRYKHFDWLYNRLLHKFTVVSVPHLPEKQATGRFEEDFIEKRKRRLILWMDHMTSHPTLSQYEGFQHFLTCGDDKQWKLGKRRAEKDEMVGASFLLTLQIPTEHQDLQDVEDRVDTFKAFSKKMDDSVLQLTNVASELVRKHLGGFRKEFQKLGNAFQAVSQSFQMDPPYSFSALNGALSHTGKTYEAVGEMFAEQPKNDLFLMLDTLSLYQGLLSNFPDIIHLQKVSYYSRKWHRPCGTSSHQMSKRKITTKLLEDI encoded by the exons GAGACAGGCCTCTTTCCCGCGTCCTACGTGGAGATCCTTCGCTCCAGGACAGCCTCAACTTACTCAGACTATTCCAGCAGCCCAGCCAGGTCCCCTGGAAATGGCTCCTCCTGCTATGGGACCCCGTCCAACACCAGTGTCTCCCACCAGGGCAGCTTCGAAGATGACGATGACGATGACTGGGATGAGTGGGATGACGGCAGCACTGTGGTGGAGGAGCCCAGGAGCAGGCCTGGCACCAATGGGCACCCGTCCCCGCACCTGTCTTACCCTGGGCCATACAATATGGGCTACCGGCCCAAGCCTTCCTTGGAGAGGCAGGACAGCATTGGGTCTTCCAAGAGGGGCAGCGTGGTGGGGAGGAACCTCAACCGCTTCTCTTGCTTTGTCCGGTCTGGGGTGGAGGCCTTCATCTTGGGCGACGTCCCCATGATGTCTAAGATCTCAGAGACCTACTATATTGACATGGGCCCCAGTGGGCCCCAGTGGAGGCCCAGTCCGCACCCTCTGGTCTGCTCCGTGGAGGATCCCACCAAACAGACCAAGTTCAAAGGCATCAAGAGCTACATCTCCTACCGGCTGACGCCCAGCAGCACCAACTCGCCAGTCTACCGGCGGTACAAACACTTTGACTGGCTGTACAACCGGCTGCTGCACAAGTTCACCGTCGTCTCTGTGCCCCACCTGCCCGAGAAGCAGGCCACGGGGCGCTTTGAGGAGGACTTCATTGAGAAACGCAAGCGGCGGCTGATCTTGTGGATGGACCACATGACCAGCCACCCAACACTGTCACAGTACGAGGGCTTCCAGCACTTCCTCACCTGTGGCGATGACAAGCAGTGGAAGCTGGGGAAGCGCCGGGCAGagaaggatgagatggtgggcGCCAGCTTCCTGCTGACCCTCCAGATCCCGACGGAGCACCAGGATTTGCAGGACGTGGAGGACAGAGTGGACACGTTCAAGGCCTTCAGCAAGAAGATGGACGACAGTGTGCTGCAGCTGACCAATGTGGCTTCTGAGCTGGTGCGGAAGCACCTGGGCGGCTTCCGCAAAGAGTTCCAGAAGCTGGGCAACGCCTTTCAGGCTGTGAGCCAGTCCTTCCAGATGGACCCTCCCTACAGCTTCAGTGCACTCAACGGTGCCCTCTCGCACACGGGCAAGACCTACGAGGCCGTGGGGGAGATGTTTGCTGAGCAGCCCAAGAACGACCTGTTCCTCATGCTGGACACGCTTTCCTTGTACCAGGGGCTCCTCTCCAACTTCCCAGACATCATCCATCTTCAGAAAG TTTCATACTATTCTCGAAAGTGGCAccggccctgtggaacgtcctcccaccagatgtcaaagagaaaaataactaccaaacttttagaagacatctga
- the SNX33 gene encoding sorting nexin-33 isoform X5, protein MAMKARALYSFRSENKEEISIEENEELVIFSENSLDGWLQGTNSRGETGLFPASYVEILRSRTASTYSDYSSSPARSPGNGSSCYGTPSNTSVSHQGSFEDDDDDDWDEWDDGSTVVEEPRSRPGTNGHPSPHLSYPGPYNMGYRPKPSLERQDSIGSSKRGSVVGRNLNRFSCFVRSGVEAFILGDVPMMSKISETYYIDMGPSGPQWRPSPHPLVCSVEDPTKQTKFKGIKSYISYRLTPSSTNSPVYRRYKHFDWLYNRLLHKFTVVSVPHLPEKQATGRFEEDFIEKRKRRLILWMDHMTSHPTLSQYEGFQHFLTCGDDKQWKLGKRRAEKDEMVGASFLLTLQIPTEHQDLQDVEDRVDTFKAFSKKMDDSVLQLTNVASELVRKHLGGFRKEFQKLGNAFQAVSQSFQMDPPYSFSALNGALSHTGKTYEAVGEMFAEQPKNDLFLMLDTLSLYQGLLSNFPDIIHLQKVGSGTKEEEGD, encoded by the exons GAGACAGGCCTCTTTCCCGCGTCCTACGTGGAGATCCTTCGCTCCAGGACAGCCTCAACTTACTCAGACTATTCCAGCAGCCCAGCCAGGTCCCCTGGAAATGGCTCCTCCTGCTATGGGACCCCGTCCAACACCAGTGTCTCCCACCAGGGCAGCTTCGAAGATGACGATGACGATGACTGGGATGAGTGGGATGACGGCAGCACTGTGGTGGAGGAGCCCAGGAGCAGGCCTGGCACCAATGGGCACCCGTCCCCGCACCTGTCTTACCCTGGGCCATACAATATGGGCTACCGGCCCAAGCCTTCCTTGGAGAGGCAGGACAGCATTGGGTCTTCCAAGAGGGGCAGCGTGGTGGGGAGGAACCTCAACCGCTTCTCTTGCTTTGTCCGGTCTGGGGTGGAGGCCTTCATCTTGGGCGACGTCCCCATGATGTCTAAGATCTCAGAGACCTACTATATTGACATGGGCCCCAGTGGGCCCCAGTGGAGGCCCAGTCCGCACCCTCTGGTCTGCTCCGTGGAGGATCCCACCAAACAGACCAAGTTCAAAGGCATCAAGAGCTACATCTCCTACCGGCTGACGCCCAGCAGCACCAACTCGCCAGTCTACCGGCGGTACAAACACTTTGACTGGCTGTACAACCGGCTGCTGCACAAGTTCACCGTCGTCTCTGTGCCCCACCTGCCCGAGAAGCAGGCCACGGGGCGCTTTGAGGAGGACTTCATTGAGAAACGCAAGCGGCGGCTGATCTTGTGGATGGACCACATGACCAGCCACCCAACACTGTCACAGTACGAGGGCTTCCAGCACTTCCTCACCTGTGGCGATGACAAGCAGTGGAAGCTGGGGAAGCGCCGGGCAGagaaggatgagatggtgggcGCCAGCTTCCTGCTGACCCTCCAGATCCCGACGGAGCACCAGGATTTGCAGGACGTGGAGGACAGAGTGGACACGTTCAAGGCCTTCAGCAAGAAGATGGACGACAGTGTGCTGCAGCTGACCAATGTGGCTTCTGAGCTGGTGCGGAAGCACCTGGGCGGCTTCCGCAAAGAGTTCCAGAAGCTGGGCAACGCCTTTCAGGCTGTGAGCCAGTCCTTCCAGATGGACCCTCCCTACAGCTTCAGTGCACTCAACGGTGCCCTCTCGCACACGGGCAAGACCTACGAGGCCGTGGGGGAGATGTTTGCTGAGCAGCCCAAGAACGACCTGTTCCTCATGCTGGACACGCTTTCCTTGTACCAGGGGCTCCTCTCCAACTTCCCAGACATCATCCATCTTCAGAAAG TTGGCTCTgggaccaaggaggaggaaggtgactAG
- the SNX33 gene encoding sorting nexin-33 isoform X3 has product MAMKARALYSFRSENKEEISIEENEELVIFSENSLDGWLQGTNSRGETGLFPASYVEILRSRTASTYSDYSSSPARSPGNGSSCYGTPSNTSVSHQGSFEDDDDDDWDEWDDGSTVVEEPRSRPGTNGHPSPHLSYPGPYNMGYRPKPSLERQDSIGSSKRGSVVGRNLNRFSCFVRSGVEAFILGDVPMMSKISETYYIDMGPSGPQWRPSPHPLVCSVEDPTKQTKFKGIKSYISYRLTPSSTNSPVYRRYKHFDWLYNRLLHKFTVVSVPHLPEKQATGRFEEDFIEKRKRRLILWMDHMTSHPTLSQYEGFQHFLTCGDDKQWKLGKRRAEKDEMVGASFLLTLQIPTEHQDLQDVEDRVDTFKAFSKKMDDSVLQLTNVASELVRKHLGGFRKEFQKLGNAFQAVSQSFQMDPPYSFSALNGALSHTGKTYEAVGEMFAEQPKNDLFLMLDTLSLYQGLLSNFPDIIHLQKGPLARMVLCRVEEVGSRGAYDLQPAPSPDAWDYSSS; this is encoded by the exons GAGACAGGCCTCTTTCCCGCGTCCTACGTGGAGATCCTTCGCTCCAGGACAGCCTCAACTTACTCAGACTATTCCAGCAGCCCAGCCAGGTCCCCTGGAAATGGCTCCTCCTGCTATGGGACCCCGTCCAACACCAGTGTCTCCCACCAGGGCAGCTTCGAAGATGACGATGACGATGACTGGGATGAGTGGGATGACGGCAGCACTGTGGTGGAGGAGCCCAGGAGCAGGCCTGGCACCAATGGGCACCCGTCCCCGCACCTGTCTTACCCTGGGCCATACAATATGGGCTACCGGCCCAAGCCTTCCTTGGAGAGGCAGGACAGCATTGGGTCTTCCAAGAGGGGCAGCGTGGTGGGGAGGAACCTCAACCGCTTCTCTTGCTTTGTCCGGTCTGGGGTGGAGGCCTTCATCTTGGGCGACGTCCCCATGATGTCTAAGATCTCAGAGACCTACTATATTGACATGGGCCCCAGTGGGCCCCAGTGGAGGCCCAGTCCGCACCCTCTGGTCTGCTCCGTGGAGGATCCCACCAAACAGACCAAGTTCAAAGGCATCAAGAGCTACATCTCCTACCGGCTGACGCCCAGCAGCACCAACTCGCCAGTCTACCGGCGGTACAAACACTTTGACTGGCTGTACAACCGGCTGCTGCACAAGTTCACCGTCGTCTCTGTGCCCCACCTGCCCGAGAAGCAGGCCACGGGGCGCTTTGAGGAGGACTTCATTGAGAAACGCAAGCGGCGGCTGATCTTGTGGATGGACCACATGACCAGCCACCCAACACTGTCACAGTACGAGGGCTTCCAGCACTTCCTCACCTGTGGCGATGACAAGCAGTGGAAGCTGGGGAAGCGCCGGGCAGagaaggatgagatggtgggcGCCAGCTTCCTGCTGACCCTCCAGATCCCGACGGAGCACCAGGATTTGCAGGACGTGGAGGACAGAGTGGACACGTTCAAGGCCTTCAGCAAGAAGATGGACGACAGTGTGCTGCAGCTGACCAATGTGGCTTCTGAGCTGGTGCGGAAGCACCTGGGCGGCTTCCGCAAAGAGTTCCAGAAGCTGGGCAACGCCTTTCAGGCTGTGAGCCAGTCCTTCCAGATGGACCCTCCCTACAGCTTCAGTGCACTCAACGGTGCCCTCTCGCACACGGGCAAGACCTACGAGGCCGTGGGGGAGATGTTTGCTGAGCAGCCCAAGAACGACCTGTTCCTCATGCTGGACACGCTTTCCTTGTACCAGGGGCTCCTCTCCAACTTCCCAGACATCATCCATCTTCAGAAAG GACCATTGGCTCGCATGGTGCTTTGCAGAGTGGAGGAAGTCGGGTCCCGAGGGGCTTACGATCTACAACCTGCCCCCTCTCCAGACgcttgggactacagctcctcttaa